One Gimesia chilikensis DNA segment encodes these proteins:
- a CDS encoding SGNH/GDSL hydrolase family protein, which produces MQKIKSPRILIQLILLLLLAASPATAAEKTQSLQLTLPPMFYAVPGVEMSIYFDNIVLTETPEKYRFEVDCEIGTVDQNRWTVTPTDSNVGQYSLSVKVTDADGANLGTANTVLQVSRPDAGANRDHCRLLIIGDSLTNATTYSNEIARLLSTPGNPKWQMLGTHKPKSAAAGVAHEGYGGWTWQRFVSQYEPKPDGTNRKRSSPFVYLGKDGKPGLDLPLYFKEECNDQKPDYVIIMLGINDCFSAKQDAIDEKIDGMFTQADILIKALQAAAPQAEVGICLTTPGNSRQEAFYANYKDRYSRWGWKKIQHRLVQRQIEKFKGRENENLFIIPTELNLDIVDGYPVNNGVHPNKVGYQQIGASIYAWLKYRMEQ; this is translated from the coding sequence GTGCAGAAAATTAAATCGCCCCGAATTCTGATCCAGCTGATTCTTCTCCTGCTGCTCGCAGCGTCTCCAGCAACGGCTGCTGAAAAAACACAATCTCTTCAGCTGACGCTGCCGCCCATGTTTTATGCGGTACCCGGCGTGGAGATGAGTATCTATTTCGACAATATCGTTCTGACCGAAACTCCCGAAAAATATCGGTTTGAAGTGGATTGCGAAATCGGCACTGTCGACCAGAATCGCTGGACCGTGACGCCGACAGATTCGAATGTCGGACAATATTCACTCTCAGTCAAAGTGACAGACGCCGACGGAGCGAACCTGGGGACTGCGAATACCGTTCTGCAAGTTTCAAGGCCGGATGCGGGAGCCAATCGTGACCACTGTCGGTTGTTGATTATCGGCGACAGCCTGACAAACGCGACTACCTACTCCAACGAGATCGCCCGATTGCTCTCGACTCCCGGCAATCCTAAATGGCAAATGCTGGGAACGCACAAACCGAAGTCCGCTGCTGCGGGGGTCGCCCACGAAGGTTACGGCGGTTGGACCTGGCAGAGGTTTGTTTCACAGTATGAGCCGAAACCCGATGGAACCAATCGCAAACGCAGTAGTCCGTTCGTCTATCTCGGAAAAGATGGTAAGCCTGGCCTCGATTTACCGCTCTACTTCAAAGAAGAGTGTAATGATCAAAAGCCAGATTATGTGATCATTATGCTGGGCATCAATGATTGTTTTTCAGCGAAACAGGATGCCATTGATGAGAAGATCGATGGCATGTTCACACAGGCTGATATCCTGATCAAAGCCCTGCAGGCAGCTGCGCCGCAGGCGGAGGTGGGAATCTGCCTGACCACTCCGGGGAATTCACGACAGGAAGCGTTTTATGCTAATTATAAAGACCGCTATAGCCGCTGGGGATGGAAGAAGATTCAACACAGGCTGGTGCAACGTCAAATTGAAAAATTCAAAGGCCGCGAAAATGAGAACCTGTTCATCATTCCGACGGAGCTAAACCTCGATATCGTGGACGGCTACCCGGTTAA
- a CDS encoding ECF-type sigma factor gives MEYDEDTPVSSWLSTLGNDQKDAVQEIWDEFYEKLIRYAQTRVNTFPTATLDAEDIVLSVFESVWAASQRGRFDSVQNRDELWWLLIAMTQRKAVSHIRRETAQKRTSPEGKLPVSINSIENFQAYVSTDHSPEYFAIMEEEYQRVLNKLSDDVLKKIAVYKIQGYTHEEISELLEISPATVTRKVRLIRKAWSHE, from the coding sequence ATGGAATACGACGAAGACACCCCGGTCTCCAGCTGGCTGAGTACTCTGGGAAACGATCAGAAGGATGCCGTCCAGGAAATCTGGGACGAGTTTTATGAGAAACTGATTCGCTATGCACAGACCCGGGTCAACACCTTTCCGACAGCCACCCTGGACGCCGAAGATATCGTGCTTTCCGTCTTCGAAAGTGTCTGGGCGGCTTCACAACGCGGCCGATTTGATTCAGTCCAGAACCGGGATGAATTATGGTGGCTGCTGATCGCCATGACCCAACGGAAAGCAGTCAGCCATATCCGCCGGGAAACCGCCCAGAAACGCACCTCACCAGAGGGAAAACTGCCGGTCTCGATCAATTCCATTGAAAACTTCCAGGCTTACGTGTCCACCGACCACTCCCCCGAATACTTTGCCATCATGGAAGAAGAATATCAGCGCGTCTTAAATAAACTTTCTGATGATGTTTTGAAGAAAATTGCGGTTTACAAGATACAGGGTTACACGCATGAGGAAATCAGTGAGCTGTTGGAAATCTCCCCGGCCACTGTAACGAGAAAGGTACGGCTGATCCGAAAAGCATGGAGTCATGAATAA
- a CDS encoding cytochrome c oxidase assembly protein, producing MKMTATEYRTQEQQLSPSTEETTGQVVPVQRWLLLAGLVSLVIAWLGPLPRLAHQAFFAHMTMHMLVVAVAAPLISLALAGSRFDPVIRWPVFFAPIPASVAELIIVWAWHAPGLHHVARMSTWGLVAEQGSFLLAGIAVWISAFGGTFPRTRSRSAAGVVGLLLTSMHMTLLGALLALAPRSVYAHHQGYGSLSALQDQHLGGAIMLVAGGIVYLSGGVWLTVDLVRSERQPKE from the coding sequence ATGAAAATGACCGCAACCGAATATCGCACACAAGAGCAACAGCTCTCACCCTCAACTGAGGAGACGACCGGTCAGGTGGTGCCGGTGCAGCGCTGGCTGTTGCTGGCAGGGCTGGTCAGCCTGGTGATCGCCTGGCTGGGACCGTTGCCGCGACTGGCACACCAGGCGTTCTTTGCGCACATGACGATGCATATGCTGGTGGTGGCAGTGGCTGCCCCGCTAATCAGCCTGGCACTGGCCGGTTCCCGCTTCGATCCGGTGATCCGCTGGCCGGTATTTTTCGCGCCGATCCCTGCGTCTGTCGCGGAACTGATTATCGTCTGGGCCTGGCATGCACCGGGGCTGCATCATGTGGCCCGGATGTCGACCTGGGGACTGGTCGCGGAGCAGGGCTCTTTCCTGCTGGCGGGCATCGCGGTCTGGATCTCCGCTTTTGGAGGAACCTTTCCCCGGACACGGTCCCGGAGTGCTGCCGGCGTGGTGGGACTGCTGCTGACCTCCATGCACATGACGCTGCTGGGGGCTCTGCTAGCCCTGGCGCCGCGCTCGGTGTATGCACATCACCAGGGATACGGTTCGTTGTCCGCATTGCAGGATCAGCATCTGGGGGGAGCGATCATGCTGGTCGCGGGGGGGATCGTTTACCTGTCCGGTGGGGTCTGGTTGACGGTGGACCTGGTTCGAAGCGAACGACAACCCAAGGAGTGA
- a CDS encoding c-type cytochrome: protein MKQSYKQALKIIAVLLLVLACGGALVVVSGLIPIRASSGHWAITSWFLNFTKDRAVATQSSGITVPELDDAALVAQGAGHYEIGCRQCHGAPETGRSALVFGMTPKPPDLAEIVPHKGPAELYYVIKHGIKMTAMPAWPNLKREDEIWSVVAFLQKYPELSLAEYEQLVWGEHNKQSGQSIASAEGENLQVPHTVIEVCAGCHGLDGQGRGLGAFPRLAGQNVAYLEESLKAYRGGMRHSGTMQIVAGPLQDDEIQEVSRFYARLQPADPVERTEPGRKSADISPEEWNAAVERGAKIAAEGIPDQGVGACADCHPTTRQSFENSYPTLIGQAPDSLMRQLELFQQRKRGGTKTANLMHAVVDGLKPEQIQAVSFYYAQLSAQKSRKN, encoded by the coding sequence ATGAAACAGTCATACAAACAGGCACTGAAAATCATTGCGGTGCTACTGCTGGTGCTGGCCTGCGGCGGGGCGCTGGTCGTCGTGAGTGGCCTGATACCGATCAGGGCCAGTTCGGGACACTGGGCGATCACCAGCTGGTTTCTCAACTTCACCAAGGATCGCGCCGTAGCGACACAAAGCAGCGGCATCACTGTTCCGGAGCTGGATGACGCGGCGCTGGTGGCCCAGGGAGCCGGACACTATGAGATCGGTTGCAGGCAATGTCACGGCGCGCCGGAAACCGGGCGTTCGGCACTGGTGTTCGGGATGACTCCCAAACCGCCTGATCTGGCTGAGATAGTGCCTCACAAGGGGCCTGCAGAACTGTACTACGTCATCAAGCATGGCATCAAGATGACAGCGATGCCGGCGTGGCCCAATCTGAAACGCGAAGATGAAATCTGGTCCGTGGTGGCGTTCCTGCAGAAGTATCCGGAGCTCTCGCTGGCTGAGTACGAGCAACTGGTGTGGGGAGAACATAACAAGCAGAGTGGTCAGTCCATCGCTTCCGCAGAGGGAGAAAACCTGCAGGTGCCGCACACCGTGATTGAAGTCTGCGCGGGCTGTCACGGACTGGACGGTCAGGGGCGGGGCCTGGGGGCATTCCCCCGGCTGGCCGGACAGAACGTTGCTTACCTGGAAGAGTCGCTCAAAGCCTATCGCGGGGGGATGCGGCATAGTGGAACGATGCAGATCGTCGCGGGGCCGTTACAGGACGATGAGATTCAGGAAGTCTCCCGTTTCTATGCACGGCTGCAGCCTGCCGATCCTGTCGAGCGTACTGAACCAGGACGGAAATCCGCTGATATTTCTCCCGAAGAATGGAATGCGGCCGTGGAACGGGGAGCGAAGATCGCAGCGGAAGGGATTCCAGATCAGGGAGTGGGGGCGTGTGCCGACTGTCACCCGACAACACGTCAGTCGTTTGAGAATTCCTATCCGACATTGATCGGTCAGGCTCCGGATTCCCTGATGCGGCAGTTGGAACTGTTTCAGCAGCGGAAACGTGGGGGAACAAAAACGGCGAATTTAATGCACGCCGTCGTCGATGGATTGAAGCCGGAGCAGATTCAGGCAGTGAGCTTCTATTACGCCCAGCTGTCTGCACAGAAATCCCGAAAGAACTGA
- a CDS encoding DUF1559 domain-containing protein translates to MLRTPDQRRGFTLIELLVSISIIAVLIALLLPAVQQAREAARRSQCKNNLRQVGLALQNYHSDYLVFPLGVRNQYLGFGSSWWVGLLPYLEYGTLYNKYNHDVASCGFTPLNPALVADVSMPVMLCPSSPLEARVNGALVPGVNMTMPHYAGIAGATNTGTVTGDQLHFSDDLFPSTDNSLCCLPHLDGRVAAGGVLIPNRTIAIGDITDGSSNTIVVGEISSSVLKSGVSLRVDAGNPSGWAAGTVSVGTPPQLLGPGGFTPAFPVFNLTTVRYPIGTKDGGLPGIHTDGGPNNPLISAHSGGTQCLLTDGSVRFLSENMNLETLKNLCTRNDGKVLGEY, encoded by the coding sequence ATGTTACGCACACCTGATCAAAGACGTGGATTTACACTGATTGAATTACTGGTATCTATTTCTATTATCGCTGTACTCATTGCACTATTGCTGCCTGCAGTTCAGCAGGCGCGGGAGGCCGCCCGGCGTTCCCAGTGCAAAAACAATCTCAGGCAGGTCGGTCTGGCGCTGCAGAATTATCATAGCGATTACCTGGTATTTCCGCTGGGGGTCAGGAACCAGTACCTTGGTTTCGGGTCGAGCTGGTGGGTGGGGCTGCTGCCTTATCTGGAGTATGGCACTCTTTACAACAAGTATAATCACGATGTCGCCAGCTGCGGGTTCACGCCTTTGAATCCGGCACTGGTGGCAGATGTCAGTATGCCTGTCATGCTGTGTCCGTCGAGTCCGCTGGAGGCCCGCGTGAATGGTGCCCTGGTACCCGGGGTGAATATGACGATGCCCCACTATGCGGGGATCGCAGGGGCGACGAATACCGGTACGGTGACGGGCGATCAACTTCACTTTTCGGATGATCTGTTTCCTTCCACGGATAACTCACTCTGTTGTCTGCCCCACCTGGATGGGCGGGTTGCTGCGGGGGGCGTGCTGATTCCAAATCGGACCATCGCGATTGGTGATATTACAGACGGTTCATCAAATACGATTGTGGTGGGAGAGATCTCCAGCTCGGTGCTGAAGTCGGGAGTCAGTTTGCGTGTCGACGCGGGGAATCCGAGTGGCTGGGCCGCGGGAACGGTGAGTGTCGGGACGCCTCCCCAATTATTGGGGCCAGGTGGTTTCACGCCGGCGTTTCCGGTGTTCAACCTGACAACGGTGCGTTATCCGATTGGAACCAAGGACGGCGGGCTGCCGGGCATTCATACGGATGGGGGGCCTAATAATCCACTGATTTCAGCGCATAGTGGCGGCACACAGTGTCTGTTGACGGATGGCTCGGTTCGATTTCTGAGTGAGAATATGAATCTGGAAACATTGAAAAATCTATGTACCCGCAACGACGGGAAGGTTCTCGGAGAATATTAA
- a CDS encoding serine/threonine protein kinase gives MNNTPYDPADDDLMAAAYTIDRICDSFESSWKQGQSPEIESFLKETSGKTQSIVFAELLRLDIHYRRMNGNLLSLDDYQSRFPQYSEILQDFSSQLADSFRQVRRLGRYRLEKIVGRGAFGLVWKAWDEELQRTVALKLPRKKSLSAVERKRFSREARSAARLSHPGIVSIHDFEEIDGTLVLVTEFVEGSTLREWTRHHEVDFSKAASICRDLAIALHAAHQQSVIHRDLKPNNVLVTDDDQLRITDFGLAKRSDVESTIAVTGAIMGTFAYMSPEQADGKASTVDGRADIYSLGVILYELLTNRVPFKGNSCQEMISQILHTEPVPPHKWNASIPRDLETICLKSLSKLAGDRYDTADELAEDLQRFIEGKPITARRLSLHEKLWRWAKRNRLLSASLLTTCVLLLSSSTAMIVMHDDGKWQVNVQTEPPGARILVYPRDSISGEPNPSIEFEADGTTPTDLRLAPGEYYVVAMLEGTPRFQQVFRKVPPRGAEIPIGSTKNRFWNKTQANTLEWPEIIIPTQSVLDEMVLIKGNQIDIPDLYISTRCFTNHDYLTLRPDASDADPARHAPLDAPYYPEGQDFAIHFAEEAGGRLMTVDEFKHIVDSLPLQPALENFLNTGKEWTSSLATPQQIETSKAALDLNPEFRTPDFIGLTISRNQNHNQAEGNYELKNQKSYSIQTAIRYLQPEKIGFRLVRPASQQLKRKQPTK, from the coding sequence ATGAATAATACCCCCTATGATCCTGCAGATGACGATCTCATGGCGGCAGCCTATACCATTGATCGCATCTGTGACAGCTTCGAATCATCCTGGAAACAGGGACAATCCCCCGAAATCGAGAGTTTCCTCAAAGAGACTTCCGGTAAGACCCAGTCTATCGTCTTCGCCGAATTACTTCGCCTGGATATCCACTATCGCAGGATGAACGGGAACCTGCTCTCCCTGGATGACTATCAGTCCCGCTTTCCCCAATACAGTGAAATCCTGCAGGACTTCTCCTCCCAGCTGGCAGATTCATTCCGACAGGTACGTCGACTCGGTCGCTATCGGCTCGAAAAAATCGTCGGCCGAGGTGCCTTCGGACTGGTCTGGAAAGCGTGGGACGAAGAACTCCAGCGGACCGTCGCACTCAAGCTACCTCGAAAAAAGTCACTCTCGGCTGTCGAACGGAAACGCTTCTCCCGGGAAGCCCGCTCTGCCGCCCGACTTTCCCACCCCGGAATTGTATCCATCCACGACTTCGAGGAAATCGACGGCACTCTCGTACTGGTCACGGAATTTGTCGAAGGCTCCACCCTCCGCGAATGGACCAGGCACCACGAGGTCGACTTCAGCAAAGCCGCGAGCATCTGTCGCGATCTGGCCATCGCCCTCCATGCCGCGCACCAGCAGTCCGTGATCCACCGGGATCTCAAGCCGAATAACGTTCTGGTTACAGATGACGACCAGCTGCGCATCACCGATTTTGGTCTTGCCAAACGTTCCGATGTCGAATCCACAATCGCCGTAACCGGTGCGATTATGGGAACCTTTGCCTATATGAGCCCCGAACAGGCGGATGGCAAGGCATCTACTGTCGATGGACGTGCCGATATCTACTCCCTGGGAGTCATTCTGTACGAACTGCTGACCAACCGAGTTCCTTTTAAGGGGAATTCCTGCCAGGAAATGATTTCTCAGATCCTGCATACCGAACCGGTTCCCCCCCACAAATGGAATGCCAGCATCCCACGTGACCTGGAAACGATCTGTCTGAAATCCTTAAGTAAACTCGCGGGAGATCGCTACGACACTGCTGACGAGCTGGCTGAGGACCTGCAGCGGTTCATCGAAGGAAAACCCATCACAGCGCGTCGGCTCTCGCTGCACGAGAAACTGTGGCGCTGGGCAAAGCGAAACCGGTTATTGAGCGCGTCCCTGTTGACAACCTGCGTACTTTTGTTGAGCAGTTCAACCGCCATGATTGTCATGCATGATGATGGCAAATGGCAGGTAAATGTCCAGACCGAACCACCGGGAGCACGCATCCTCGTCTATCCCCGGGACTCCATCTCTGGAGAACCCAATCCCAGCATTGAATTTGAAGCCGACGGGACGACTCCCACCGATCTCCGCCTCGCACCTGGAGAATACTACGTAGTTGCGATGCTCGAAGGAACGCCCCGGTTTCAACAAGTCTTCCGCAAAGTGCCTCCCCGGGGAGCGGAGATTCCCATCGGAAGTACCAAAAACAGATTCTGGAATAAAACTCAAGCCAACACACTCGAATGGCCTGAAATCATCATTCCTACGCAAAGTGTGTTGGATGAGATGGTTTTGATCAAAGGCAATCAGATTGATATTCCTGATCTCTATATCTCTACCAGATGCTTCACAAATCACGACTATTTGACTCTTCGTCCCGACGCAAGTGACGCTGATCCCGCCAGACACGCCCCGCTCGACGCTCCTTATTACCCGGAAGGACAGGACTTCGCCATACACTTTGCCGAGGAGGCAGGAGGACGGCTTATGACAGTCGACGAATTCAAGCACATCGTTGATTCTCTCCCTTTGCAACCTGCGTTAGAGAATTTTCTTAATACAGGCAAAGAATGGACGTCCTCGCTGGCAACTCCACAGCAAATAGAAACTTCAAAAGCAGCATTGGATTTGAATCCCGAGTTCCGTACTCCCGATTTTATCGGATTGACAATCTCCCGAAATCAGAATCATAATCAAGCTGAGGGCAACTACGAGTTAAAGAATCAGAAAAGCTACTCTATTCAAACCGCAATCCGCTATTTACAACCGGAAAAGATTGGATTTCGTCTTGTTCGTCCAGCATCACAGCAGTTGAAGAGAAAACAGCCCACAAAATAG
- the ctaD gene encoding cytochrome c oxidase subunit I, protein MESLPATTNSAANSESEPEIAPSAARLLKAWETPRGWRYWSAVNNSEVGLWYTVTSFAFFLFGGVLALLMRIQLAVPGNTFLTADQYNQIFTMHGSVMMFLFAVPIFEAFSIMVLPEMLGARDLPFPRLSAYGYFSFLIGGIFVCGSLFFGAAPKGGWFMYPPLTSAFQDGVGADIWLLGLTFIEIASIAAAIELIVGVLKCRPPGMRINLIPLYCWYILVVAGMILFAFPPLIAGDILLEMERAFDWPFFDPKRGGDPVLWQHLFWIFGHPEVYIVFLPSIALMAMMIPTFARTPMVGYSWVVLSAVGTGFLSFGLWVHHMFTTGLPGISIGIFSAASQAVAIPTGVQIFCFLATLTAGNVKRSVCLLFIFAGLATFIIGGLTGVMVAVAPFDFQAHDTFFIVGHLHYVLIGGTIFPIMAAFYYFFPLVTGKQLSERVGTIVFWLVLIGFNVAFFPMHILGLLGMPRRVFTYPAGMGLDLWNLISSIGAFVLAAGFVVFLIDVFRPRRQQALSERNPWQAGTLEWLAEMPDQPWGVRSIPVINSRYPLWEQPGFVNDVDEARFYLPDAEEGKRETIVSSVIDATPIQCLRVGGPTFLTFFAALFTGGFFIFATYHWWWPAILSGVIACGVILRWVWTGTAWIPEKENKDVGLGVSLPLYLSGPQAVGWWAMFITMTADVTAFMSLVFGYFFYWTIHDDYPPEPLPGPGVFWPVTGMLLLLVAYGLTLLARHWNRRDFGARFYLLLSLAALFTVGGTGALLAGPWLTGLDPTEHVYPAVVWVLVGWTALHAVLGVVMQLYCLARRAAGRMTARYDADIVNVALYWHFLALTVVITVGVIAGFPSVS, encoded by the coding sequence ATGGAATCGCTACCCGCCACGACAAATTCAGCTGCGAATTCAGAATCAGAGCCGGAGATCGCGCCGTCCGCGGCCCGGCTGTTGAAAGCCTGGGAGACGCCGCGCGGCTGGCGTTACTGGTCGGCGGTGAATAACAGCGAGGTCGGTCTGTGGTATACGGTCACGTCGTTTGCCTTCTTCCTGTTTGGCGGTGTTCTGGCGCTGCTGATGCGAATTCAGCTGGCGGTGCCGGGCAACACGTTTCTGACGGCGGACCAGTATAATCAGATCTTTACCATGCATGGTTCGGTGATGATGTTCCTCTTCGCGGTTCCCATTTTCGAAGCTTTTTCAATCATGGTGTTGCCGGAGATGCTGGGAGCGCGGGATCTGCCTTTTCCCCGGCTGTCGGCTTACGGTTATTTCAGTTTTCTGATCGGCGGCATCTTTGTGTGTGGTTCCCTGTTTTTCGGTGCGGCGCCCAAGGGGGGCTGGTTCATGTACCCGCCGCTGACGAGTGCGTTTCAGGACGGTGTCGGCGCGGATATCTGGCTGCTGGGCTTAACATTTATTGAAATCGCCTCGATCGCTGCCGCGATTGAATTGATCGTGGGAGTGCTGAAGTGCCGTCCCCCCGGGATGCGGATCAACCTGATTCCCCTGTATTGCTGGTATATTCTCGTGGTGGCAGGAATGATCCTGTTTGCGTTTCCGCCGTTGATCGCGGGAGACATCCTGCTGGAAATGGAGCGGGCATTCGACTGGCCGTTCTTCGATCCGAAACGGGGCGGGGATCCTGTGTTATGGCAGCACCTGTTCTGGATATTCGGGCATCCGGAAGTTTATATCGTCTTTCTGCCGTCGATTGCGTTGATGGCGATGATGATTCCCACTTTCGCCCGGACGCCGATGGTGGGCTACAGCTGGGTGGTCCTCTCTGCAGTAGGGACCGGCTTCCTGAGTTTTGGTCTGTGGGTGCATCACATGTTTACGACGGGGCTGCCCGGGATCTCGATCGGCATCTTCTCTGCGGCCTCACAGGCCGTGGCAATTCCGACGGGAGTGCAGATTTTCTGTTTTCTGGCGACACTCACGGCGGGAAACGTGAAGCGTTCGGTCTGTCTGTTGTTTATCTTTGCGGGGCTGGCGACGTTCATCATCGGGGGCCTGACGGGTGTGATGGTGGCGGTGGCGCCCTTTGATTTTCAGGCGCATGATACATTTTTTATCGTCGGTCATCTGCATTACGTGCTGATTGGCGGAACGATCTTTCCGATTATGGCGGCCTTCTATTATTTCTTTCCGCTGGTGACCGGGAAGCAGCTTTCCGAACGGGTCGGCACGATTGTCTTCTGGCTGGTGCTGATCGGGTTTAACGTGGCCTTTTTCCCGATGCACATCCTCGGATTGCTGGGGATGCCCCGCCGCGTATTTACGTATCCTGCGGGCATGGGGCTTGATTTGTGGAATCTGATCTCCAGCATCGGTGCGTTTGTGCTGGCGGCTGGATTTGTCGTGTTTCTGATCGATGTTTTCAGGCCACGCCGGCAGCAGGCACTCTCGGAGCGGAATCCCTGGCAGGCGGGGACGCTGGAATGGCTGGCGGAAATGCCGGACCAGCCGTGGGGCGTGCGTTCGATTCCCGTGATCAACAGTCGCTATCCGTTATGGGAGCAGCCCGGTTTTGTGAACGATGTAGATGAAGCCCGGTTTTATCTGCCTGACGCCGAGGAGGGGAAGCGGGAAACGATAGTCAGCTCCGTAATCGATGCCACACCGATTCAGTGTCTGCGGGTTGGGGGGCCGACATTTCTGACGTTTTTCGCGGCGCTGTTTACCGGGGGCTTTTTCATTTTTGCGACGTATCACTGGTGGTGGCCGGCGATTCTCAGCGGGGTGATTGCCTGTGGTGTGATCCTGAGATGGGTCTGGACCGGGACCGCCTGGATACCGGAAAAGGAAAACAAAGACGTGGGGCTGGGAGTGAGTCTGCCGTTGTATCTCTCCGGTCCCCAGGCGGTCGGCTGGTGGGCCATGTTTATCACGATGACCGCGGATGTGACCGCGTTTATGTCGCTGGTATTCGGTTACTTTTTTTACTGGACAATTCACGACGACTATCCTCCCGAACCGCTGCCCGGCCCAGGAGTCTTCTGGCCCGTAACGGGAATGCTGCTGCTGCTGGTCGCTTACGGATTGACTTTACTGGCGCGGCACTGGAATCGTCGTGACTTCGGTGCCCGGTTCTACCTGCTGCTGTCACTGGCGGCGCTATTTACTGTCGGCGGGACCGGTGCGTTGCTGGCGGGGCCCTGGCTGACCGGACTGGACCCGACGGAGCACGTTTATCCGGCGGTGGTCTGGGTTCTGGTGGGGTGGACGGCGTTGCATGCGGTGCTCGGTGTGGTGATGCAGCTGTACTGTCTGGCGCGGCGGGCGGCGGGACGCATGACGGCCCGGTATGACGCTGACATAGTGAATGTGGCGTTGTACTGGCATTTTCTGGCGTTGACAGTGGTGATTACGGTCGGCGTGATCGCAGGATTTCCCAGTGTTTCATGA
- a CDS encoding Gfo/Idh/MocA family protein, whose translation MAAKSFKPVKTGVIGLGRFGRLHSLTLAGLAEAELAAVVARRQESLDALHKELPDVPGWTNLTQAIEESDAEAWVVACTTESHVVVTRELLEHGKVVLLEKPISETLEEAESLAPLVRPDSSNLMLGHILLFNSEFQELREIARKRGPISYIDCVRHRPASIVQDFPGENPLQAAMVHDLYSTQVLLDCAEPDHFSAQFHRTENGDIDLAVAQLQWNGGPVASFAASYLTPAGMPPRGFDRTEVFGEGWSARIEPNPRPISVWDNAAAWPLALEVRANPPSGMMAEELRCFCRVVRNTEAVPTGATYSDAMQVQRWMEKLNAFA comes from the coding sequence ATGGCTGCGAAGAGTTTTAAGCCCGTAAAAACAGGTGTCATAGGCCTGGGGCGTTTTGGACGATTACATTCATTGACATTAGCAGGATTAGCAGAGGCTGAGCTGGCAGCGGTGGTCGCACGACGCCAGGAAAGTCTTGATGCCCTGCATAAAGAACTTCCCGATGTACCAGGGTGGACCAATCTGACACAGGCGATTGAAGAGTCTGACGCAGAAGCCTGGGTGGTCGCCTGCACGACAGAGTCTCACGTGGTGGTTACCAGAGAACTGCTCGAACATGGAAAAGTCGTACTGCTGGAAAAGCCGATTTCAGAGACGCTGGAAGAAGCGGAAAGTCTCGCCCCACTGGTCCGCCCCGATTCCAGTAATCTGATGCTGGGACACATCCTGCTGTTCAACAGCGAATTTCAGGAGTTGCGAGAAATAGCCCGCAAACGTGGTCCGATTTCCTACATCGACTGTGTACGCCATCGACCGGCGAGCATCGTGCAGGATTTCCCAGGCGAAAACCCGTTACAGGCTGCAATGGTACATGACCTGTATTCAACACAGGTACTTCTCGATTGTGCAGAGCCGGATCACTTCAGTGCCCAGTTTCATCGGACAGAAAATGGCGATATCGACCTGGCTGTTGCACAACTCCAGTGGAACGGAGGTCCGGTAGCCTCGTTTGCGGCTTCCTATTTAACGCCTGCGGGAATGCCGCCACGCGGTTTTGATCGAACTGAAGTGTTCGGTGAGGGCTGGTCTGCACGCATCGAACCAAATCCACGTCCGATCTCAGTCTGGGACAATGCAGCTGCCTGGCCCCTGGCATTGGAAGTGCGTGCCAATCCCCCCAGTGGCATGATGGCTGAGGAGCTACGTTGCTTCTGTCGAGTCGTGCGAAACACAGAAGCGGTTCCCACGGGAGCGACATACTCGGATGCCATGCAGGTACAACGCTGGATGGAGAAGCTGAACGCGTTTGCCTGA